A stretch of Lutra lutra chromosome 9, mLutLut1.2, whole genome shotgun sequence DNA encodes these proteins:
- the LOC125108643 gene encoding uncharacterized protein LOC125108643, whose amino-acid sequence MGKTGLARELEGSPGPQGLQASPVGEASPAERGKASRLHFLCGLRAGGPARECGGVRAGSAEARHRLSRGLVLSPAYAQVRGFPSPTGWEAGRGSACGRRAGLRTRSPPPCSQLWVLVCASQPAVWASAGHGKGNTTVTETAPAHSQVASLGMRWASACWGPGDGHRETTVTPHDLLFPEHGGLGSESCWCHGAPGSGLDGFEERPPAPTEPPTRRRDPSRSKARPAPAIHFHQCSQNVPLPRVMDLRSRGASPPPAVELPRHGAAAGLHSPLSSCRKSPILLGRPGT is encoded by the exons ATGGGAAAGACAGGGCTCGCGCGGGAACTGGAGGGCTCACCCGGTCCGCAGGGGTTGCAGGCGTCCCCTGTGGGAGAGGCGTCCCCAGCAGAGAGGG gcaaggcCTCGAGGCTGCATTTCCTGTGTGGACTCAGGGCAGGAGGGCCTGCGCGTGAGTGCGGTGGGGTCCGCGCTGGCAGTGCCGAAGCCCGTCACCGGCTCTCCAGGGGCCTTGTGCTCTCCCCTGCATATGCGCAGGTTCGTGGTTTCCCGAGCCCGACGGGGTGGGAGGCTGGCAGAGGCTCGGCCTGCGGGAGGCGGGCGGGACTCCGGACACGCTCGCCTCCGCCCTGCTCACAGCTCTGGGTGCTAGTCTGCGCGTCTCAGCCCGCGGTCTGGGCCAGTGCGGGACATGGAAAGGGAAACACAACGGTGACAGAAACTGCGCCAGCACACAGCCAGGTGGCAAGCTTGGGAATGAGATGGGCCTCTGCCTGTTGGG GTCCTGGTGATGGTCACAGAGAAACCACGGTGACCCCACATGACCTGCTGTTTCCTGAGCATGGAGGCCTAGGCTCTGAGTCATGCTGGTGTCACGGTGCCCCCGGAAGTGGCCTTGAT GGTTTCGAGGAGAGGCCTCCAGCCCCCACGGAACCCCCAACCCGCCGCCGCGACCCAAGCCGAAGCAAGGCCCGACCCGCACCGGCAATACACTTCCACCAG TGTAGCCAGAATGTGCCACTGCCGCGCGTCATGGATCTGAGGAGCCGCGGGGCGAGCCCCCCTCCAGCCGTCGAGCTCCCCCGTCACGGGGCAGCGGCCGGTCTCCACTCACCGCTGAGTTCTTGCCGGAAATCGCCGATCCTGCTCGGACGTCCCGGAACGTAG